A window of Variovorax paradoxus EPS genomic DNA:
TCCTGCTCAACGTGATTCCCAACACGGTGGTCGATGCCTTCGCCAAGGGCGAGATCCTGCAGGTGCTGCTGATCGCGGTGATGTTCGGCTTTGCGCTGCACAAGTTCGGCGGCCGCGGCACGCTGGTGTTCGACGTGATCGAGAAGGGCTCGCATGTGCTCTTCGTGATCGTGGGCTACATCATGAAGGTCGCGCCCATCGGCGCCTTCGGCGCGATGGCCTTCACCATCGGGAAGTACGGCGTGAGCTCGCTGCTGCAGCTCGGCCAGCTCATGGCGACCTTCTACCTGACCTGCCTCTTGTTCATCTTCGTGGTGCTGGGGGGAATCGCGCGATTCCACGGCTTCAGCATCTGGAAGTTCATCAAGTACATAAAGGAAGAACTGCTGATCGTGCTGGGCACCTCATCGAGCGAATCGGTGCTGCCGCGCATGATGGCCAAGCTGGAGAACCTGGGCGCCAAGAAGTCGGTGGTCGGGCTGGTGGTGCCCACGGGCTATTCGTTCAACCTGGACGGAACTTCGATCTACCTGACGATGGCGGCGGTGTTCATCGCGCAGGCGACCAACACCGACATGACGCTCACGCAGCAGCTCACGCTGCTCGCGGTGTTGCTGCTCACCTCGAAGGGCGCGGCGGGCGTCACCGGCAGCGGCTTCATCGTGCTGGCGGCCACGCTCTCGGCCGTGGGCCATGTGCCGGTGGCAGGGCTCGCGCTCATTCTGGGCATCGACCGCTTCATGTCGGAAGCGCGCGCGCTGACCAACCTGATCGGCAACGGTGTCGCGACCGTGGTCGTCGCCAAATGGACCGACGACCTGGACACGGTGCGCATGAACCGCATCCTGAACCAGGAGAGCACCGCCGAGGCCGAGGAGCCCGAGCAGGTGCTCGACGCGACCGAGGTGCACATGCCCGCCGGCCCGGCGCGCTGAACCGCAACGAAGTCGCTTCACTTCCTCTCTCGCTCTCGCATCAACCCCCAAAGGAGACTCTCATGTCAGACGAAATCGTGATCGTGGCCGCGCAACGCACGGCGGTCGGCAAGTTCGGCGGCGCGCTCGCCGGCACAGCCGCCCCCGACCTGGGCGCGCATGTGGTGAAGGGGCTGCTCGAGAAGGCCGGCGTGCCGGGCGATGCCGTGTCGGAAGTCATCATGGGCCAGGTGCTCGCGGCTGGCGCGGGGCAGAACCCGGCGCGGCAGACGGTCATCAAGGCCGGGCTGCCCATCGGCGTGCCGGGCCTCACCATCAACAAGGTCTGCGGCTCGGGCCTGAAGGCCGTGATGCTCGCGGCACAGGCCGTGAAGTGCGGCGATGCCGAGATCGTGTTGGCCGGCGGGCAAGAGAACATGAGCGCCGCGCCGCATGTGCTCCCCAACTCGCGCAACGGCCAGCGCATGGGCGACTGGAAGCTGGTCGACACGATGATCGTGGACGGCCTCTGGGACGTCTACAACCAGTACCACATGGGCACCACGGCCGAGAACGTGGCCAGGAAGTACGGCATCACGCGCGAGATGCAGGACGCGCTCGCGCTCGCCTCGCAGCAGAAGGCCGCGGCTGCGCAGGATGCGGGCCGCTTCAATGACGAGATCCTTCCGTTCAGCATCGCGCAGAAGAAGGGCGACCCGATCGTCTTCTCGACTGACGAGTTCGTGAACCGCAAGACCAACGCCGATGCGCTCGCCGGCTTGCGCCCCGCGTTCGACAAGGCAGGCTCGGTGACCGCGGGCAATGCCTCGGGCCTGAACGACGGCGCCGCCGCGGTGCTGGTGATGTCGGCCTCGCGCGCCGCCGCGCTGGGCCTCGAGCCGCTCGCCGTGATCCGCGCCTATGCGAGCGCGGGCCTCGATCCGTCGCTCATGGGCATGGGCCCGGTGCCCGCTTCGCAGCTCGCGCTCAAGAAGGCGGGCTGGAAGGCGCAAGACCTCGACCTGATGGAAATCAACGAAGCCTTCGCGGCGCAGGCCTGCGCGGTGAACCAGCAGATGGAATGGGACACCAGCCGCATCAACGTGAACGGCGGCGCCATCGCCATCGGTCACCCGATCGGCGCCTCGGGCTGCCGCGTGCTGGTGACGCTGCTGCACGAGATGCGCCGCCGCGGCGCGAACAAGGGCTTGGCCTCGCTGTGCATCGGCGGCGGCATGGGCGTCGCTCTGGCCGTCGAACGCGCCTGATCCGATTTTTTTCATCACACGACGAAGGAGCAAGCCAATGAGCAACAAACAACAAGTGGTCCTGGTCACCGGCGGCATGGGCGGCCTGGGCGAGACGATCTCCACCAAGATGGTCGATGCGGGCTACAAGCTCGCGGTGACCTATTCGCCGGGCAACAAGTCGCACGCCGAGTGGGTGGCGCAGATGGCGTCGCGCGGCTACCAGATCCTGGCCGTGCCCTGCGACGTGGCCGACTACGACTCGTGCGCGGAGGCGGTGCGCCAGGTGCAGGAGGCGCTGGGCCCGGTCGACGTGCTGGTCAACAACGCCGGCATCACGCGCGACATGACCTTCAAGAAGATGGACCAGATCAACTGGAACGCCGTGCTGCGCACCAACCTCGACAGCCTGTTCAACATGAGCAAGCAGGTGGCCGACGGCATGGTGGAGCGGGGCTGGGGCCGCATCATCAACGTGTCGTCGGTGAACGGCTCCAAGGGCGCGTTCGGCCAGACCAACTACTCGGCCGCCAAGGCCGGCGTGCACGGCTTCACCAAGGCCTTGGCGCTCGAGGTGGCCAAGAAGGGCGTGACGGTGAACACCATTTCGCCCGGCTACATCGGCACCAAGATGGTCACGGCCATTCCGAAGGAAGTGCTCGACAGCAAGATCCTGCCGCACATCCCCGTCGGCCGTCTCGGCAAGCCCGAGGAAGTGGCGGGCCTCATCATTTACCTGGCTTCGGAAGAAGCCGCCTTCGTGACGGGCGCGAACATCGCCATCAACGGCGGCCAGCACATGCAGTGAGCGCACGGCCATGATTTTGAGAGCGGCATCGATCAAGCCGCACTGATCCACAAGTTCGCCTGCGCGCCGGCCGCGCGATGGGTCTGAGCGCATGCCGAGCCTGGACGAAATGTTGCAGGAAACGTCGCAGGATATGCCCCACCGGGCTGCCACTGATGCGGCCTTCACGGCCTTGTGCAATAACGGGCGCATGACTTCACGGGAGCCGGCACGGCGCTTCGATTTGCCTTCTCACACTCCCAGACGCTGGCGCGGCCTGCCCCGCTGGCTCGGCGCCTTGGCGCTGGTGGCCGTGGCCGCCTTCGCCGGCCACCATGTCGCGATGCAGACCGGCCTCGCGCGCCTGCGCGATGCGGCCGACCACCGGCTGGACATGCTCGCCACGGGCCTGGACGCCGACCTGGCCCGCTTCGAGTATTTGCCCGCGCTGCTGGAGATGACGCCCATCGTCCCGGCGCTGCTCGGGACGCCTTCGGATGGCGCGCTGCGCGAGGCGGTCAACCGCTACCTGAACGGCGTCAATGCCGCGGCGGGCGCCGAGATGCTCTATGTGCTGGACGCCGGCGGCATCTCGCTCGCGGCCTCCGACTGGGACCGGCCCGGCACCACCGTCGGCCAGGACTTTTCGTTCCGCCCCTACGTGATCGATGCGCTCGGGCAGGGCCGGGGCCGCTTCTACGGCGTGGGCATCACCAGCCGCAAGCCCGGCTACTACCTGTCGTACGCGCTGCGGCGCGACCAGCCCACGCGCGGCGTGGTGGCCGTCAAGGTCAACCTGGAGGAGGCCGAGCGCGCCTGGCGCAAGCTCCCGGGCGACGTGGTGCTGATCGACCAGCGCGGCGTGGTGATCCTCGCCACCCGCGAAGACATCAAGTTCCGCCCGATGCTCCCGCTGGACGGCCTGCAGCGCGCCGAGGTGCAGCGCTCGCGGCCGTACGG
This region includes:
- a CDS encoding dicarboxylate/amino acid:cation symporter, whose product is MDSQAAPKPFYKSLYFQVITAIVLGVLLGHFWPDTGASMKPLGDGFIKLIKMIIAPIIFCTVVVGIAGMEDMKKVGKTGGLALLYFEIVSSIALVVGLVIINIVRPGAGMNVDVSQLDAKSVAAYTGPGKMQSTTDFLLNVIPNTVVDAFAKGEILQVLLIAVMFGFALHKFGGRGTLVFDVIEKGSHVLFVIVGYIMKVAPIGAFGAMAFTIGKYGVSSLLQLGQLMATFYLTCLLFIFVVLGGIARFHGFSIWKFIKYIKEELLIVLGTSSSESVLPRMMAKLENLGAKKSVVGLVVPTGYSFNLDGTSIYLTMAAVFIAQATNTDMTLTQQLTLLAVLLLTSKGAAGVTGSGFIVLAATLSAVGHVPVAGLALILGIDRFMSEARALTNLIGNGVATVVVAKWTDDLDTVRMNRILNQESTAEAEEPEQVLDATEVHMPAGPAR
- a CDS encoding acetyl-CoA C-acetyltransferase translates to MSDEIVIVAAQRTAVGKFGGALAGTAAPDLGAHVVKGLLEKAGVPGDAVSEVIMGQVLAAGAGQNPARQTVIKAGLPIGVPGLTINKVCGSGLKAVMLAAQAVKCGDAEIVLAGGQENMSAAPHVLPNSRNGQRMGDWKLVDTMIVDGLWDVYNQYHMGTTAENVARKYGITREMQDALALASQQKAAAAQDAGRFNDEILPFSIAQKKGDPIVFSTDEFVNRKTNADALAGLRPAFDKAGSVTAGNASGLNDGAAAVLVMSASRAAALGLEPLAVIRAYASAGLDPSLMGMGPVPASQLALKKAGWKAQDLDLMEINEAFAAQACAVNQQMEWDTSRINVNGGAIAIGHPIGASGCRVLVTLLHEMRRRGANKGLASLCIGGGMGVALAVERA
- the phbB gene encoding acetoacetyl-CoA reductase, whose protein sequence is MSNKQQVVLVTGGMGGLGETISTKMVDAGYKLAVTYSPGNKSHAEWVAQMASRGYQILAVPCDVADYDSCAEAVRQVQEALGPVDVLVNNAGITRDMTFKKMDQINWNAVLRTNLDSLFNMSKQVADGMVERGWGRIINVSSVNGSKGAFGQTNYSAAKAGVHGFTKALALEVAKKGVTVNTISPGYIGTKMVTAIPKEVLDSKILPHIPVGRLGKPEEVAGLIIYLASEEAAFVTGANIAINGGQHMQ